A single Mycolicibacterium cosmeticum DNA region contains:
- a CDS encoding TetR/AcrR family transcriptional regulator, with translation MPESGHRQPRADATRNRDQLLEVATRVFASADNELSMRAIAREAGVGIATLYRHFPTRESLVDAVYRDQVDRLTTGARELLAQHPPPVALRRWMDLFGDWVATKNGMLDTLVTMIESGQIPHARTRTELLAAVDSILVAGRLTGELRADVSAEDIAAGLIGIFTVAKPPEHDARASRLLDVLVAGLRPTP, from the coding sequence TTGCCTGAATCGGGGCATCGGCAACCGCGAGCAGACGCGACTCGCAACCGCGACCAACTCCTGGAGGTCGCGACGCGGGTGTTCGCCTCGGCCGACAACGAGCTTTCGATGCGCGCTATCGCCCGCGAGGCGGGCGTCGGCATCGCCACCCTCTATCGGCATTTCCCTACCCGCGAATCCCTGGTCGACGCGGTCTACCGCGACCAAGTCGACCGGCTCACCACAGGAGCACGCGAGTTGCTTGCACAGCATCCACCGCCCGTGGCGTTGCGTCGCTGGATGGACCTATTCGGAGACTGGGTAGCGACCAAGAACGGCATGCTCGACACCCTGGTCACGATGATCGAATCCGGTCAGATCCCCCACGCCCGCACCAGGACTGAACTGCTCGCCGCTGTCGACAGCATCCTCGTCGCCGGTCGGCTCACGGGTGAGCTCCGTGCCGACGTCAGTGCCGAGGACATCGCCGCGGGCCTCATCGGGATCTTCACCGTCGCCAAACCCCCCGAGCACGACGCCCGAGCGAGCCGCCTGTTGGACGTCCTCGTAGCCGGGCTGCGTCCCACACCCTGA
- a CDS encoding TA system antitoxin ParD family protein, whose translation MAEIADRVTRVAADLMDSAAVEGSRQSRSAKQQLDHWARVGRAVSSQHSAARRKVEAALAGETPLRDLTAEEGAVFNAEIAVAIEENLAKADYGATLAARGITTVALDENGDMVQYRPDGSTAVLARR comes from the coding sequence ATGGCAGAGATCGCAGATCGGGTGACGCGGGTCGCCGCGGACCTGATGGACAGCGCCGCGGTCGAGGGGTCGCGCCAGAGCCGATCAGCCAAGCAGCAGCTCGACCACTGGGCCCGGGTAGGGCGCGCGGTCTCCAGCCAGCACAGCGCCGCCCGCCGCAAAGTCGAAGCCGCGTTGGCCGGCGAAACTCCCCTGCGCGATCTCACGGCCGAAGAAGGCGCGGTGTTCAACGCCGAGATAGCCGTCGCCATCGAGGAAAACCTCGCCAAGGCCGACTATGGCGCGACACTGGCGGCGCGCGGGATCACCACCGTCGCTCTCGATGAGAACGGCGATATGGTGCAGTACCGCCCGGATGGCAGCACGGCGGTGTTGGCACGCCGGTGA
- a CDS encoding zeta toxin family protein, translating to MNRLDLVVGSNGAGKSTFIELTLAPLLPGSVVVNADDIAKHRWPEAAAEHSYEAARIAAQTRAQLIELGESFIAETVFSHPSKLELIDTAQAAHYTVILHAVLIPEHLAVQRVRHRAAAGGHDVPERKIRERYQRLWSLVVLAAQRADAATFYDNSASRGPRVVTQMSSGFVVGSPAWPSWTPDVLTAQWPGTAG from the coding sequence GTGAACCGACTCGACCTGGTCGTCGGATCCAACGGGGCCGGCAAGTCCACCTTCATCGAACTCACCTTGGCGCCGTTGCTACCTGGCAGCGTCGTCGTCAACGCCGACGACATCGCCAAGCACCGCTGGCCGGAGGCGGCCGCCGAGCATTCCTACGAGGCCGCGCGTATCGCCGCGCAGACTCGAGCCCAGCTGATCGAGCTCGGCGAGTCCTTTATCGCCGAGACGGTGTTCTCCCATCCCTCCAAGCTCGAACTGATCGATACTGCGCAGGCTGCCCACTACACCGTGATCCTGCATGCAGTCTTGATCCCTGAACACCTGGCCGTACAGCGTGTGCGCCACCGCGCGGCCGCCGGAGGTCACGACGTTCCCGAGCGGAAGATCCGCGAACGCTACCAACGGCTTTGGAGCCTCGTCGTGCTCGCCGCGCAGCGGGCCGACGCCGCAACGTTCTACGACAACAGTGCTTCTCGCGGCCCTCGCGTGGTCACACAGATGAGCTCAGGATTCGTGGTCGGCTCCCCCGCGTGGCCCTCCTGGACACCAGACGTCCTCACCGCGCAATGGCCGGGGACTGCCGGCTAG
- a CDS encoding MarR family winged helix-turn-helix transcriptional regulator: MPTESILTVHRDEPGLMLALLGQEAMRRLRDAHTQNGLSPRQFELLGILYERGPVGQGELGALTGIVASALVSYLNPLEEAQLITRRRDPHDRRKHVVALTGKGRSRLQAASQAQRDAEDQLLLALTTKQRAQLRDLLKRLRDSLVVLT, translated from the coding sequence GTGCCTACGGAATCGATCCTCACGGTTCACCGCGACGAACCCGGGTTGATGCTTGCTCTTCTCGGTCAAGAGGCGATGCGTCGCCTCCGGGACGCTCACACCCAAAACGGTCTGAGTCCGCGGCAGTTTGAGCTGCTCGGCATCCTGTACGAACGCGGACCCGTGGGGCAAGGGGAGTTGGGCGCGCTGACCGGTATCGTGGCCAGCGCTCTGGTGAGCTACCTCAATCCCCTCGAAGAGGCACAACTCATCACACGCCGACGCGACCCCCACGACCGCCGTAAGCACGTCGTCGCCCTCACCGGGAAGGGGAGATCGCGTCTGCAGGCCGCTTCACAGGCGCAGCGTGACGCCGAGGACCAACTCTTGTTGGCTCTCACGACGAAACAACGCGCGCAATTGCGCGACCTGCTCAAACGGCTTCGCGACAGCCTAGTTGTACTGACCTGA
- a CDS encoding aldo/keto reductase codes for MQYRLFGTRSSLRVSELCLGTGFFGGIVDRSTALDTLAAYADAGGRFIDTAESYQGGESEKVVGDFVAGDRDDYIIATKYGVGIRRSEGFSRRGNGRKAMITAVEGSLRRLRTDYIDLYWTHGNDPDVPVDEVMAALDNLVRSGKVLHIGLGNYPAWRNARAATVAELRNSAPLTAVTFEYGVAERDAERELLPCAEALGLGVAAWSPLGGGFLARNDPNPTSHLVHWTDRGRPGTRDMSVHRAVHNVAREAGVAPAVIGYAWVLDRARRSSTTIAPIIGASSPLQVTVSLDALQLTLTERQIDTLDGASGFDLGEPHNHNDHSAHLMTAGTSHRSQTLAV; via the coding sequence GTGCAATACCGACTCTTCGGTACTCGAAGCAGCCTGCGTGTCTCCGAACTATGCCTTGGCACAGGGTTTTTCGGAGGGATAGTGGACCGCAGTACCGCGCTGGACACACTCGCTGCCTATGCCGACGCCGGCGGTCGGTTCATCGACACCGCCGAAAGCTACCAAGGGGGCGAGTCCGAAAAGGTCGTCGGCGACTTCGTGGCCGGGGATCGCGACGACTACATCATCGCCACCAAGTACGGCGTAGGGATTCGACGTTCAGAGGGATTCTCCCGCAGAGGCAACGGCAGGAAGGCGATGATCACTGCTGTCGAGGGAAGCTTACGTCGCCTGCGCACGGACTACATCGACTTGTATTGGACACACGGCAACGATCCGGACGTTCCCGTCGACGAAGTGATGGCCGCACTGGACAATCTGGTTCGAAGCGGCAAAGTGCTCCATATTGGACTCGGCAACTACCCTGCCTGGCGTAACGCGCGTGCCGCTACCGTCGCCGAGTTGCGGAATTCGGCGCCACTGACCGCCGTCACCTTCGAGTACGGCGTCGCCGAGCGCGATGCCGAACGCGAGCTACTGCCCTGCGCCGAGGCGCTCGGTCTAGGGGTGGCAGCGTGGTCACCGCTGGGAGGCGGATTCCTTGCCCGCAACGACCCCAACCCGACTTCGCATCTCGTTCATTGGACGGACAGGGGACGTCCGGGCACCCGCGACATGAGCGTGCACCGAGCAGTCCACAACGTTGCGCGCGAGGCCGGCGTCGCCCCCGCGGTCATCGGCTATGCGTGGGTGTTGGATCGCGCGCGGCGATCTTCGACGACAATTGCGCCGATCATCGGCGCCAGTTCACCTCTCCAAGTTACCGTCAGCTTGGACGCGCTGCAGCTCACCCTCACCGAACGGCAGATTGACACTCTCGACGGAGCCAGCGGCTTCGACCTCGGCGAGCCACACAACCACAACGATCACAGCGCACACTTGATGACCGCAGGCACGTCACACCGCTCGCAGACGCTCGCCGTCTGA
- a CDS encoding zinc-binding dehydrogenase translates to MQGAQVIVSGSPDKLDTARAMGADHLIDRHREDWVQAIYTLTHDHGADHVLEIVGGAHLGQAVEVAAVGGTILQIGALAGFDVSAPAMPLMLKDVTIHGIGTGHRRSLERLITAIDRAEMKPAIDTRYPMADLPAALDHLDRGPIGKIVIDLTPRTP, encoded by the coding sequence ATGCAGGGGGCTCAGGTCATCGTGTCCGGAAGTCCGGACAAGTTGGACACAGCGCGGGCGATGGGGGCCGACCATCTCATCGATCGCCACCGAGAGGACTGGGTGCAGGCGATCTACACCCTCACTCACGACCACGGCGCCGACCATGTCCTCGAGATCGTCGGAGGAGCCCACCTCGGTCAGGCCGTTGAGGTGGCCGCCGTCGGCGGAACCATCCTGCAAATTGGCGCCCTGGCAGGATTCGACGTCAGCGCTCCTGCCATGCCGCTCATGCTCAAAGACGTCACCATCCACGGCATCGGCACCGGTCACCGCCGCTCACTCGAACGCCTCATCACCGCAATCGATCGGGCAGAAATGAAACCGGCCATCGACACCCGTTACCCGATGGCCGACCTCCCAGCTGCACTCGATCACCTCGACCGCGGGCCGATCGGCAAGATCGTCATCGACCTCACCCCACGAACCCCTTAA
- a CDS encoding SDR family NAD(P)-dependent oxidoreductase → MKLAGATALVTGSNRGIGASFATELRRRGAKVYATARRPELVDLPGAEVLRLDILDPDSVRDAAEIAGDVDILINNAADTAGGNLVTGDIQAIRHVMESNYFGTLNVIRAFAPILARNGGGAIVNVLSAAAWLTVDGNTAYAAAKSAEWGLTNGVRLELAEQGTQVVGLMPGLIGTQTLYDFAQKAGIEFPDGAVTEPAALVELALDGLEAGEIEIADAIGLQAKATLAGPPQAFAL, encoded by the coding sequence ATGAAACTGGCAGGCGCCACAGCGTTGGTTACCGGCTCCAATCGCGGGATCGGAGCGTCGTTCGCCACCGAACTCCGGCGTCGCGGGGCCAAGGTGTACGCCACGGCGCGCCGGCCCGAACTCGTCGACCTTCCGGGGGCCGAGGTGCTGCGCCTGGACATCCTTGACCCGGACTCGGTGCGGGACGCCGCCGAGATCGCCGGTGACGTCGACATCCTGATAAACAATGCGGCCGACACCGCGGGCGGCAACCTCGTGACCGGCGACATCCAGGCCATCAGGCACGTGATGGAGTCGAACTACTTCGGCACGCTGAATGTCATCCGGGCGTTCGCGCCGATTCTTGCGCGCAACGGCGGGGGAGCCATCGTCAACGTGCTGTCAGCAGCCGCGTGGCTCACGGTCGACGGCAACACCGCCTACGCCGCGGCCAAGTCGGCCGAGTGGGGGCTGACCAACGGTGTGCGCCTCGAATTGGCCGAGCAGGGAACACAAGTCGTCGGCCTCATGCCCGGTCTCATTGGTACTCAGACCCTGTACGACTTCGCCCAAAAGGCCGGGATCGAGTTCCCCGACGGCGCGGTCACCGAACCGGCGGCACTTGTCGAGTTGGCCCTCGACGGGCTGGAGGCGGGCGAGATCGAGATCGCCGATGCGATCGGGTTGCAGGCCAAGGCCACGCTGGCCGGACCCCCGCAGGCCTTCGCCCTCTGA
- a CDS encoding TetR/AcrR family transcriptional regulator codes for MPSPPRTLRADAARNRESLLAAAEEVFAERGVEASVADIARRAGVAKGTVFRHFACKDDLIAALVCERLVTLTDAAHRLADAPDPGAALLEFLTIAADQRRQHDLTYLQTYSASDARVVAIRDEVHAGVETLVANARAAGAIRPDVTGTDVFLLMCAPVHVMDGLPDPPPDLWRRYLAIIFDGLRPEGASVLPLPAPELS; via the coding sequence GTGCCATCGCCCCCTCGCACCCTGCGTGCCGATGCTGCGCGCAACCGCGAATCACTCCTGGCCGCCGCCGAGGAGGTGTTCGCCGAGCGCGGCGTGGAGGCCTCGGTGGCGGATATCGCTCGTCGCGCAGGGGTCGCCAAGGGCACGGTGTTCCGGCACTTCGCCTGCAAAGACGATCTGATCGCCGCACTGGTCTGCGAGCGCCTGGTTACCCTCACCGATGCCGCGCACAGGTTGGCCGACGCCCCTGATCCCGGTGCGGCGCTGCTGGAATTCCTCACCATCGCCGCGGATCAGCGACGCCAGCACGATCTGACCTACCTGCAGACGTACAGCGCGAGCGACGCCCGGGTGGTCGCCATCCGCGACGAGGTGCATGCCGGCGTGGAGACGCTCGTGGCCAACGCCCGCGCCGCCGGCGCGATCCGCCCGGATGTCACCGGAACCGACGTCTTCCTGTTGATGTGCGCACCGGTGCACGTGATGGACGGTCTCCCCGATCCGCCCCCCGACTTGTGGCGGCGCTACCTGGCGATCATCTTCGACGGGCTGCGCCCGGAAGGCGCGAGCGTGTTGCCGCTGCCTGCGCCCGAATTGTCCTGA
- a CDS encoding aldo/keto reductase yields MGMSEYYGAADWDTSIATIGHAIDIGITLLDTADQYGSGHNEVLVGRGIVGRRDDVQIATKFGIDRSGGDDNRVYRGDPPYVKRSCDASLLRLGVDHIDLYYLHRPPQNTEIEETVGAMAELVQAGKVRYLGLSEVSAELLRRAHAVHPIAAVQSEYSLWTRDVEQVTPVMAELGIGLVPYAPLGRGFLTGAVQTAQLDANDFRARNPRFTGAASRQNQVIADTVRTVAERLGVLPAQVALAWVYAQAQRLGVSVVPIPGTRHATRLDENAASVDVELDDDALAQLQPLSDMVVGGRYADHGVR; encoded by the coding sequence ATGGGGATGAGCGAGTATTACGGTGCCGCCGACTGGGACACCAGCATCGCCACCATCGGCCATGCCATCGACATCGGGATCACCTTGCTCGACACCGCCGATCAGTACGGTTCGGGCCACAACGAGGTGCTGGTGGGCCGCGGGATCGTCGGCCGGCGCGACGATGTCCAGATTGCCACGAAGTTCGGCATCGACCGCAGCGGCGGTGACGACAACAGGGTCTATCGCGGTGATCCGCCGTATGTGAAGCGGTCCTGCGACGCCTCGCTGCTGCGGCTGGGCGTCGACCACATCGACCTCTACTACCTGCACCGGCCCCCGCAGAACACCGAAATCGAGGAGACGGTCGGTGCGATGGCCGAACTGGTGCAGGCCGGCAAGGTCCGCTACTTGGGTCTGAGCGAGGTCAGTGCCGAGTTGTTGCGCCGTGCCCACGCGGTGCACCCGATCGCCGCCGTGCAGAGCGAATATTCCTTGTGGACACGCGATGTCGAGCAGGTGACCCCGGTGATGGCCGAGCTGGGCATCGGCCTGGTGCCGTACGCGCCGCTGGGCCGGGGTTTCCTCACCGGGGCGGTGCAGACGGCACAGTTGGACGCCAATGACTTCCGCGCCCGGAATCCGCGGTTCACCGGTGCCGCCAGTCGGCAGAATCAGGTCATCGCCGACACCGTCCGCACGGTCGCCGAGCGGCTCGGCGTGCTGCCGGCCCAGGTCGCCCTGGCCTGGGTGTATGCGCAGGCGCAGCGGTTGGGCGTTTCGGTGGTACCGATCCCCGGAACCCGGCACGCCACTCGGCTGGACGAGAACGCCGCCTCGGTCGATGTCGAGCTCGATGATGACGCGCTTGCCCAACTTCAACCCCTCAGCGACATGGTCGTGGGCGGGCGCTACGCCGATCACGGCGTGCGCTGA
- a CDS encoding EthD family reductase, translating to MSILMVTYVGDSTSRFDRKYYDTQHISLVQQAWGQFGLQRTEVFYAVDAGQYPDVVVMCLCHFADRAGLDRALAAAESESVVADIASFTDITPMRTIIAAAAS from the coding sequence ATGTCCATTCTGATGGTCACCTACGTTGGTGACAGCACCAGCCGGTTCGACCGGAAATATTATGACACGCAGCATATTTCGCTCGTGCAGCAGGCATGGGGTCAGTTCGGTCTGCAGCGCACCGAAGTGTTCTACGCCGTGGATGCCGGTCAGTACCCGGATGTGGTGGTGATGTGTCTGTGTCACTTCGCCGACCGTGCAGGCCTGGACCGTGCGCTGGCGGCCGCCGAGTCGGAGTCCGTCGTGGCCGACATCGCGTCGTTCACCGATATCACGCCGATGAGGACCATCATCGCGGCTGCCGCCTCGTGA
- a CDS encoding aldo/keto reductase: MVSYRLVGRSGLRVHPLSLGTMTFGTRWGWGADRDTAEQIFDAYVERGGNLIDTAVNYTDGESEQLVGELIAPRREQLVLSTKYTMSRRPDDANSGGNHRLNMIRSVETSLRQLATDRIDLLYVHAWDFTTSPDEVMRGLDDLVRSGKVVYVGISDTPAWRIAQMQTLADLRGWTPLVALQIEYSLVQRTVEHELIPMAAELGLGIMPWSPLGGGVLTGKYTEDHLEHQATDSAAGTRPGVIASSGNMTRRALGIADVVRSIATEIDATPAQVALAWVLQQPAVTSPIIGARTVSQAVQNLQALDITLGDDQLARLDKASDPGAIFPGKFLARSMTKKLIFGATAIDFSRPAARIPF; this comes from the coding sequence ATGGTCAGTTACCGGCTTGTCGGACGGTCGGGGCTTCGCGTACACCCCCTATCGCTGGGGACGATGACCTTCGGTACGCGATGGGGGTGGGGCGCCGACCGCGACACCGCCGAACAGATCTTCGACGCCTACGTCGAGCGCGGCGGTAATCTGATCGACACCGCGGTCAACTACACCGATGGCGAATCCGAACAACTGGTCGGTGAACTCATCGCTCCCCGCCGCGAGCAACTCGTCCTATCGACGAAATACACCATGTCGCGCAGGCCCGATGACGCCAACTCCGGCGGAAACCACCGACTGAACATGATCCGGTCGGTCGAGACCAGTCTGCGGCAGTTGGCCACCGATCGCATCGATCTGCTGTACGTGCACGCGTGGGACTTCACCACCTCGCCAGACGAGGTCATGCGCGGCCTCGACGACCTGGTCCGCTCCGGCAAGGTGGTGTACGTCGGCATCTCCGACACGCCGGCCTGGCGCATAGCCCAGATGCAGACCCTCGCCGATCTGCGCGGGTGGACGCCACTCGTCGCCCTGCAGATCGAATACAGCCTCGTGCAGCGCACCGTCGAGCATGAATTGATCCCGATGGCAGCCGAATTGGGTCTCGGCATCATGCCATGGTCACCGCTCGGCGGAGGCGTGTTGACCGGCAAGTACACCGAGGACCACCTCGAACACCAGGCCACCGACTCGGCAGCGGGTACCCGCCCCGGCGTGATCGCCTCCAGCGGGAACATGACGCGACGCGCACTGGGCATCGCCGACGTCGTCCGATCGATCGCAACCGAGATCGACGCGACCCCGGCGCAGGTGGCACTGGCCTGGGTGTTGCAGCAACCGGCCGTCACCTCGCCGATCATCGGGGCGCGCACGGTGTCCCAGGCCGTGCAGAACCTCCAGGCGCTCGACATCACCCTCGGAGATGACCAGTTGGCTCGTCTCGACAAGGCCAGTGACCCCGGCGCGATCTTCCCCGGCAAGTTCCTGGCGAGATCCATGACGAAGAAGTTGATCTTCGGTGCGACCGCGATCGACTTCAGCCGCCCCGCGGCGCGTATCCCGTTCTAG